A window of the Brumimicrobium sp. genome harbors these coding sequences:
- the secA gene encoding preprotein translocase subunit SecA, with protein sequence MVVGLLKKLLGDKSAKDRKTFQPIIDAVNQIHSSIMHISDDDLRKRTTTFKEKIQSETKGIGDQIAELEAKGNHPDTNVTDKEEIFAEVDKLKEELDSKIEEVLKDILPDAFATVRETARRWTENKQLVVTATDYDRDMAKHFDGLTIEGDKAIWKNSWTAAGNKVEWNMVHYDVQIMGGAVLHEGSIAEMQTGEGKTLVATLPVYLNALAEKGVHLVTVNDYLARRDSEWMGPLYQFHGLTVDCIDKHKPNSESRRQAYLANITFGTNNEFGFDYLRDNMSGDVESLVQKKHHYAIVDEVDSVLIDDARTPLIISGPTPRGDEQEYVALKPVVERVVNAQRQLINKILAEAKKDLAVINEPIEDKKEMKRLLDEGGQKLLRAHRGLPKNKALIKFLSEPGIKAHLQKTENFYMAEQNKHMPIIDNELYFVIDEKNNTIDLTDRGIDLMSGTDDPTFYIMPDFGAEMAKIENADINIEEKANKKEELIREYGIKSERIHSVNQLLKAYTLFEIEVEYVIADGKVKIVDESTGRIMEGRRYSDGLHQAIEAKENVKVEDATQTYATISLQNYFRMYHKLAGMTGTAETEAKEFWDIYKLDVVVIPTNKPIARADEEDLVFKTAREKYNAVIDEIERLVGIGRPVLVGTTTVEISELLSRMLKMKGIPHNVLNAKHHQQESEIVAEAGKAGKVTIATNMAGRGTDIKLGEGVREAGGLAIIGTERHDSRRVDRQLRGRSGRQGDPGSSQFFVSLEDDLMRKFGSERIAKVMDSRMVRLKDGEVIQHSLITKSIERAQKKVEENNFGMRKHLLEYDDVMNAQRKAIYRKRKNALFGERLDLDIANMFYDSVEEIVNSYSGKEGFKDFEIELIRILGLQSPITVDEFSGKNKEEVVNKVYNAALDKYDAKNKRIADLVYQNVEVHYGQPENRTRHIRVPFTDGQKGIEVSTTIQEGHDTHGHSIIKQFEKAVTLGLIDNEWKEHLREMDDLKQSVQQARHEQKDPLLVYKLESYNLFRDMMNRLNKDTAEFLIKGIIPVQDSTPSVQSNATKQSNSYAQARVNQQAQAGGGTPQRFQGSQGYEEAIAQSQQQSMPKQQPIVAEKKINRNDECPCGSGKKYKNCHGKNA encoded by the coding sequence ATGGTAGTAGGACTATTAAAGAAATTATTAGGAGATAAGTCAGCAAAAGATAGAAAGACTTTCCAACCCATCATAGATGCAGTAAACCAGATTCATTCATCTATTATGCATATTAGCGATGATGATCTTAGGAAAAGAACTACTACTTTTAAAGAGAAAATTCAATCTGAAACAAAAGGTATCGGGGATCAAATTGCAGAACTTGAAGCGAAAGGAAATCATCCAGATACGAATGTAACAGACAAAGAAGAGATATTTGCCGAAGTAGATAAATTGAAAGAGGAGTTAGATAGTAAAATAGAAGAGGTTCTTAAAGATATTTTGCCTGATGCTTTTGCTACTGTTAGAGAAACTGCTAGAAGATGGACGGAAAATAAGCAACTGGTTGTTACTGCTACTGATTATGATAGAGATATGGCAAAACACTTCGATGGCTTAACGATTGAAGGTGATAAGGCTATTTGGAAAAATTCATGGACAGCAGCTGGGAATAAGGTAGAATGGAACATGGTGCATTACGATGTTCAGATTATGGGAGGTGCTGTTTTGCATGAAGGAAGTATTGCAGAAATGCAGACAGGAGAAGGAAAAACGTTGGTAGCTACTCTTCCCGTATATTTGAATGCACTTGCAGAGAAAGGAGTACATCTGGTAACTGTAAATGATTACCTAGCACGACGTGATAGTGAATGGATGGGCCCTCTTTACCAATTTCATGGTTTAACCGTTGATTGTATAGATAAACATAAGCCTAATTCTGAATCAAGGAGACAGGCATATTTGGCTAATATTACTTTTGGAACAAATAATGAATTTGGTTTTGACTATTTGCGCGATAATATGTCAGGAGATGTGGAAAGTTTGGTTCAAAAGAAACACCACTATGCTATTGTCGATGAGGTTGACTCTGTATTGATTGACGATGCACGAACTCCTTTGATTATATCAGGACCTACTCCTAGAGGTGATGAACAAGAATATGTAGCATTAAAACCTGTTGTGGAAAGAGTTGTCAATGCACAACGACAGTTAATCAATAAGATTTTGGCCGAAGCTAAAAAAGATTTAGCAGTAATAAATGAACCTATCGAAGATAAGAAGGAGATGAAAAGACTCCTAGATGAGGGTGGTCAGAAATTATTACGTGCTCACAGAGGTCTTCCAAAAAATAAAGCACTTATTAAATTCCTTTCTGAGCCTGGAATCAAAGCCCATTTACAAAAAACAGAGAATTTCTATATGGCTGAGCAGAATAAACACATGCCTATTATTGATAATGAACTTTATTTTGTAATTGACGAAAAAAACAATACAATTGATCTGACAGATAGAGGAATTGATTTAATGTCAGGAACTGACGATCCTACATTTTATATCATGCCTGATTTTGGAGCAGAAATGGCGAAAATTGAAAATGCTGATATAAACATAGAAGAAAAGGCTAATAAGAAAGAAGAATTGATTCGTGAATATGGTATTAAGTCTGAAAGAATTCATAGTGTGAATCAATTACTAAAGGCTTATACACTGTTTGAAATTGAAGTTGAATACGTCATTGCCGATGGGAAAGTAAAAATTGTGGATGAATCTACCGGTCGTATTATGGAAGGTCGTAGATATTCAGATGGATTACATCAAGCAATCGAGGCTAAAGAGAATGTAAAGGTAGAAGACGCCACTCAAACCTATGCAACGATTTCTCTTCAAAACTATTTTAGAATGTACCACAAACTTGCAGGTATGACTGGTACAGCTGAAACAGAGGCAAAAGAGTTTTGGGATATCTATAAATTAGATGTCGTAGTTATTCCTACGAATAAACCAATAGCAAGAGCAGATGAAGAAGATTTAGTATTTAAAACTGCAAGAGAAAAATATAATGCTGTTATTGATGAGATTGAACGTTTGGTGGGAATTGGCAGACCAGTTCTCGTAGGAACAACAACAGTTGAGATTTCTGAATTATTGAGCAGAATGTTGAAAATGAAAGGAATCCCTCACAACGTATTAAATGCGAAACATCACCAACAAGAATCTGAAATTGTTGCAGAAGCAGGTAAAGCTGGCAAAGTTACCATTGCAACAAACATGGCTGGTCGAGGTACCGACATTAAGTTAGGAGAAGGCGTAAGAGAAGCAGGAGGATTAGCTATTATTGGTACAGAACGACACGATTCTAGAAGGGTAGATAGACAGTTACGCGGACGTTCTGGTCGTCAGGGAGATCCAGGTTCTTCTCAATTCTTTGTGTCTCTGGAAGATGATTTAATGCGTAAATTCGGTTCTGAGCGAATTGCTAAAGTAATGGATAGTAGAATGGTAAGGTTAAAAGATGGGGAAGTTATTCAACATAGTTTAATTACTAAATCTATTGAAAGAGCACAGAAAAAGGTTGAAGAGAATAACTTTGGTATGCGTAAGCATTTATTGGAATATGACGATGTAATGAATGCTCAACGTAAGGCTATATATAGAAAACGTAAGAATGCTTTGTTTGGAGAGCGTTTGGATTTAGATATCGCTAATATGTTCTATGACTCCGTAGAGGAAATTGTTAATAGTTACAGTGGAAAAGAAGGGTTTAAAGACTTTGAAATTGAATTAATTCGCATTTTAGGATTACAGTCTCCAATAACAGTTGATGAATTCTCAGGTAAGAACAAAGAAGAGGTTGTTAATAAAGTCTATAACGCTGCTTTGGATAAATACGATGCTAAGAATAAGAGAATTGCGGATTTAGTATATCAGAATGTAGAGGTTCATTATGGACAGCCAGAAAATAGAACCCGACATATTCGTGTGCCATTTACTGATGGACAAAAAGGCATTGAAGTATCTACAACCATCCAAGAAGGGCATGATACACATGGACATTCTATTATCAAACAATTTGAGAAAGCTGTTACATTAGGCTTAATTGACAATGAGTGGAAAGAGCATCTTAGAGAGATGGATGATTTGAAACAATCTGTTCAGCAAGCGCGTCACGAACAAAAAGATCCTCTTCTAGTATATAAATTGGAATCTTATAATCTATTCAGAGATATGATGAATAGATTAAATAAAGATACGGCAGAGTTTCTGATTAAAGGAATTATTCCTGTTCAAGATAGTACTCCTTCTGTTCAAAGTAATGCAACTAAACAGAGCAATAGTTATGCGCAGGCTAGAGTGAATCAGCAAGCGCAAGCTGGAGGAGGAACTCCGCAACGCTTTCAAGGAAGTCAGGGATATGAAGAAGCAATTGCTCAATCTCAGCAACAGAGTATGCCAAAGCAACAACCTATTGTTGCAGAGAAGAAGATAAATCGTAATGACGAATGCCCTTGTGGAAGTGGTAAAAAATATAAGAATTGCCACGGAAAGAACGCTTAA
- a CDS encoding sensor histidine kinase — MRIEEIIQKRLREYVYYICIVSAPLWGLATIFDYFYAPYIFYQFLPTRLIGMLVSFLLLYLIKRTNTSETIIISCIYLSFIGAGTYMMIYTDKEHVGLYFNNMIIMMLGISYILNYRVQEIIIFSIINLICFPLILLFGIAGVSFILANGGILYIALVIVMIILGILRMKRAMYSATMVLDIQKAEQVMQVNLQLEESLKEKETLLKEIHHRVKNNMQIISSILRIQNSYIKDETIKGALSDSVSRINSMSAIHEKLYTSKNFASIDFKSYLSELISNIIQTYKSDPNLHIEINTEIDSFCLNINQAIPCGLLVNEIFTNAVKYAFKNRTEGKICVRVEEKDKLVHLTIKDNGIGFTPNFNNSETVGLQLIESLVEQLEGSMDVVSQNGVSYLIRFPLENIMD; from the coding sequence TTGAGAATTGAAGAGATCATCCAAAAGAGACTTCGTGAATATGTCTATTACATATGTATAGTTTCCGCACCTTTATGGGGACTTGCAACTATTTTTGATTATTTCTATGCTCCATACATTTTTTATCAATTTCTGCCTACAAGACTTATTGGGATGCTGGTTTCTTTTCTCTTACTTTACCTTATTAAGAGAACTAACACTTCTGAAACTATAATTATATCATGTATTTATCTGAGTTTTATAGGAGCTGGAACATATATGATGATCTATACGGATAAGGAGCATGTAGGTCTCTACTTCAATAATATGATTATAATGATGCTAGGAATAAGCTACATCCTAAACTATAGAGTGCAAGAAATTATTATTTTCAGTATTATTAATTTAATTTGTTTTCCGCTCATTCTCCTCTTTGGAATTGCAGGCGTCTCCTTTATCTTAGCAAATGGCGGGATTCTTTATATAGCTTTAGTTATTGTTATGATTATCTTAGGTATCTTACGTATGAAAAGAGCTATGTATAGCGCTACTATGGTACTTGATATACAAAAAGCAGAACAAGTAATGCAGGTAAATTTACAATTAGAAGAATCTCTTAAAGAAAAAGAAACCTTATTAAAAGAAATACATCACCGCGTGAAAAATAATATGCAAATTATTTCAAGTATTCTTAGAATTCAAAATTCATACATTAAGGATGAAACCATTAAAGGAGCTCTAAGTGACAGTGTTTCTAGAATCAATAGTATGTCTGCCATACACGAGAAATTATATACTTCAAAAAACTTTGCATCTATTGATTTTAAAAGTTATCTCTCCGAATTAATTTCAAACATTATACAAACTTATAAAAGTGACCCCAACCTTCATATAGAGATAAACACAGAAATCGATTCCTTCTGCCTCAATATTAATCAAGCCATACCGTGTGGATTACTCGTTAATGAAATTTTTACTAATGCAGTTAAATATGCATTTAAAAATAGAACCGAGGGTAAGATTTGTGTACGAGTTGAAGAAAAAGACAAGCTAGTTCATCTAACCATTAAAGATAACGGGATAGGCTTTACTCCTAACTTTAACAATTCAGAAACTGTAGGATTACAACTAATAGAATCTCTTGTAGAACAACTAGAAGGGTCTATGGATGTTGTTTCCCAAAACGGAGTTTCCTATCTTATACGTTTTCCTTTAGAAAATATAATGGATTAA
- a CDS encoding AAA family ATPase, with the protein MRDIQSPAEFVEKFINQTNQSIFLTGKAGTGKTTLLKKIIDTTHKNTVVVAPTGIAALNAGGVTIHSFFQLPFGGFIPIDGQAPFTPGNRQFNTKTTLQTQHIRVNKRRRAIFQEIELLIIDEVSMLRADLLDAMDFTLRRIRRNDTPYGGVQVLFIGDLLQLPPIIKGEEEEIFRRYYNGSFFFHAKVVEEQAPLYIELDKIYRQSDPVFIDILEELRNNRISDKSLDLLNQYVQPHFDSTKQDGFITITTHNALADEINEKSLRALEGKELSYEAKIEKDFLENIYPIPSTLKLKVGAQIMFLKNDTSFERKYYNGKIGRIVELSPNEIKVLFPEENKIIKVDAYVWENIKYNLNELSGQIEEDVIGTFTHFPIKLAWAITVHKSQGLTFDKAVLDLSQVFAPGQAYVALSRLTGLKGLVLKTPIRFNGLRNDQDVMNYAQNKADSSTLQNNLEVNSIQYIQQRLQRAFNWEGVVSKWFALEAEHKSAGLKSEMGKNREWVTEQVNILTSTLEPAKKFRDWILKYCLPGRMDPNYLSERIEAAYSYFIEPLDKVFKNNLKQIILLQQKTNVKQYVESLIEVDDLMTKEITELKKMRKFIQNFANGEELSKEAIWNEQIKNFKIIKVQTVKEELRRELPEQTAEIDTRMLLKTQKKERKSKERKPKGPSTYEQTLEMFKSGMSVFEIADQRILQTETVYNHLAKLVKEEQIRVEEVLDREKLTYLKEILGNSIDTSLSEAKVKVGDTITWEELKVYHASLLK; encoded by the coding sequence ATGAGAGACATTCAGTCACCTGCAGAATTTGTAGAAAAATTTATTAATCAGACGAATCAGTCTATATTCTTAACAGGGAAGGCGGGCACGGGAAAAACTACCTTATTAAAGAAAATAATTGATACTACTCATAAGAACACTGTAGTAGTTGCCCCTACAGGTATTGCTGCATTGAATGCAGGAGGAGTAACTATTCATTCATTCTTTCAATTGCCTTTTGGAGGATTTATTCCAATTGATGGACAAGCTCCATTTACACCAGGAAATCGACAGTTTAATACCAAAACAACTCTTCAAACACAGCATATTCGTGTAAATAAGAGGCGTAGAGCTATTTTTCAAGAAATAGAATTGCTGATAATTGATGAGGTAAGTATGTTGCGTGCAGACCTGCTGGATGCAATGGATTTTACCCTGCGTAGAATTCGTCGAAATGATACTCCGTATGGTGGGGTACAAGTACTTTTTATTGGAGACTTGTTGCAATTACCACCTATCATCAAAGGAGAAGAAGAAGAAATCTTTCGTCGTTATTATAATGGAAGTTTTTTCTTTCATGCAAAAGTGGTAGAAGAGCAAGCTCCTCTTTATATTGAATTAGATAAAATTTATCGCCAAAGTGACCCTGTGTTTATTGATATTTTAGAAGAGCTTAGAAATAACCGTATTTCTGATAAAAGTTTGGATTTATTAAATCAATATGTGCAACCTCATTTTGATTCAACAAAGCAAGATGGTTTTATTACAATCACTACACATAATGCTTTGGCAGATGAAATAAATGAGAAATCTTTACGGGCTCTTGAAGGTAAAGAATTATCATACGAAGCTAAGATTGAAAAAGATTTTTTAGAAAACATCTATCCTATTCCTTCTACATTAAAGTTAAAGGTAGGCGCTCAAATTATGTTTTTGAAAAATGATACATCTTTCGAACGAAAATATTATAATGGTAAAATCGGAAGAATAGTTGAATTATCTCCAAACGAAATTAAAGTGCTTTTTCCGGAGGAAAACAAAATTATTAAAGTTGATGCCTATGTTTGGGAGAATATTAAGTATAACCTCAACGAGTTATCAGGACAGATTGAAGAAGATGTAATTGGAACTTTTACACATTTCCCTATAAAATTGGCTTGGGCAATTACTGTACACAAGAGTCAAGGGTTAACTTTTGATAAAGCAGTATTGGATTTATCACAAGTATTTGCACCTGGACAAGCGTATGTAGCACTTTCCCGCTTAACTGGTTTAAAGGGCTTGGTACTTAAAACCCCTATACGGTTCAATGGATTACGTAATGACCAAGATGTCATGAATTATGCCCAAAATAAGGCAGATAGTTCCACCTTACAGAACAATTTAGAGGTTAACTCCATCCAGTATATACAACAGCGCCTACAGCGTGCTTTTAACTGGGAAGGGGTAGTAAGTAAATGGTTTGCTTTGGAGGCTGAGCATAAATCAGCAGGATTAAAAAGTGAAATGGGGAAAAATAGAGAATGGGTTACGGAACAAGTAAATATACTTACTTCTACTCTCGAACCAGCTAAGAAATTTAGAGATTGGATACTTAAGTATTGCCTGCCTGGACGTATGGACCCAAACTATTTAAGCGAACGTATAGAAGCAGCATATAGCTATTTTATAGAACCTCTTGATAAAGTATTCAAAAACAATTTGAAACAAATAATTCTATTACAGCAGAAGACAAATGTTAAACAATACGTAGAGAGTTTAATCGAAGTGGATGATCTTATGACTAAGGAAATCACTGAACTAAAAAAAATGCGAAAGTTTATTCAAAATTTTGCAAATGGAGAAGAACTTTCGAAAGAGGCTATATGGAATGAGCAGATTAAAAATTTTAAAATTATAAAGGTACAGACTGTAAAAGAAGAGTTACGTAGAGAATTGCCTGAACAAACTGCAGAGATAGATACACGTATGCTTTTAAAAACACAGAAAAAGGAACGTAAATCTAAAGAAAGAAAACCTAAAGGACCTTCTACTTATGAGCAAACGTTAGAAATGTTTAAGTCTGGAATGTCTGTCTTTGAAATTGCTGATCAACGTATTCTTCAAACAGAAACGGTGTATAATCATTTGGCTAAATTGGTTAAAGAGGAGCAAATACGAGTAGAGGAAGTATTGGATAGAGAGAAGCTTACTTATCTCAAAGAGATATTAGGAAATTCTATCGACACTTCACTATCAGAGGCAAAAGTAAAAGTTGGAGATACAATTACTTGGGAGGAATTGAAGGTCTATCATGCAAGCTTGCTTAAATGA
- a CDS encoding THUMP domain-containing protein, whose protein sequence is MQQELITIKTLFGFEEILKEELIELGYNNIEILNRAVRIKGTWEDVYRLNFRCRLAISVLVEIKTFFIHKEDDLYKEARKIDWTSYFKLDKTFAVKGAVFSNFFKHTQFPMLLIKDAIADTFRDKYNERPDVNIKSPQVMFDVYIKDKTVTISLNTSGLPLFQRGYRQETGEAPMNEVLAAGLLRLSGWDKKSTLIDPMCGSGTIAIEAALLAADIPAMIERTHYAFKNFNSFDEEIWEKVRNEANNRPKNLGFDIFAYDIDAEMVQKAKRNSRMAPIGNMVSFGRQDFLTLEAPVEKGTIICNPPYGERIGEDVSELYQGIGDHLKHAFSGYNCWLISSNEEALKNIGLKPSQKMKVFNGNLECSFRQYSMFEGSFKEFKEGKEGDKEKPLIPIKDKKEIHTPKQADTSRLKEKEKTSKSRTNTNQGNNKYSFSEKPKNLKEPKSEIQKESETKIRKEATKKEEITPILPKQSDKYSFKDKIEELKKERK, encoded by the coding sequence ATGCAACAAGAATTAATTACCATAAAAACACTCTTTGGATTTGAGGAAATCCTGAAAGAAGAGCTCATTGAATTAGGTTATAATAATATTGAAATCTTAAACAGAGCTGTTCGAATTAAAGGAACATGGGAAGATGTGTATAGATTGAATTTTCGCTGCAGATTAGCTATCTCTGTACTAGTAGAAATTAAAACATTCTTTATCCACAAGGAAGATGATTTATATAAAGAAGCACGTAAGATTGATTGGACATCTTATTTTAAATTAGATAAAACTTTTGCAGTTAAAGGGGCTGTATTTTCTAATTTCTTTAAGCACACCCAATTCCCAATGTTGCTGATTAAGGATGCTATTGCAGACACTTTTCGAGATAAATATAATGAACGACCAGACGTAAACATTAAATCACCTCAAGTAATGTTTGACGTATATATTAAAGATAAAACTGTTACTATCTCTTTAAATACAAGTGGATTACCACTCTTTCAACGGGGTTATCGACAAGAAACAGGGGAAGCACCAATGAATGAGGTATTAGCAGCAGGTCTCCTTCGTTTATCTGGATGGGATAAGAAATCTACGTTGATTGATCCTATGTGTGGCTCAGGAACAATTGCTATTGAAGCTGCTTTACTGGCTGCTGATATTCCTGCCATGATAGAGAGAACACATTATGCTTTTAAAAATTTCAATTCATTTGATGAAGAAATTTGGGAAAAGGTTAGAAACGAGGCAAACAATAGACCTAAGAATTTAGGCTTTGACATTTTTGCTTATGATATAGATGCCGAAATGGTTCAAAAGGCCAAACGCAATAGTAGAATGGCCCCTATTGGAAATATGGTCTCCTTTGGAAGACAAGATTTCTTAACACTTGAAGCTCCAGTAGAGAAAGGGACTATCATCTGTAATCCTCCGTATGGAGAACGTATTGGAGAAGACGTTTCTGAACTATACCAAGGAATTGGGGATCATTTAAAGCATGCATTTAGTGGGTATAACTGCTGGCTTATTTCTTCAAACGAAGAGGCGCTCAAAAACATAGGATTAAAGCCAAGTCAGAAAATGAAAGTCTTCAATGGAAACCTAGAATGTAGCTTTCGGCAGTATAGTATGTTCGAGGGAAGTTTCAAAGAGTTCAAAGAAGGAAAAGAGGGCGATAAAGAAAAACCCCTTATACCAATAAAAGATAAGAAAGAGATTCATACGCCAAAACAAGCTGATACTTCTAGACTAAAAGAGAAAGAAAAGACTTCTAAATCAAGAACAAATACTAATCAAGGTAACAATAAATACTCGTTCTCTGAGAAACCGAAAAACTTAAAGGAACCGAAATCAGAAATTCAAAAAGAAAGTGAAACAAAAATTAGAAAAGAAGCTACAAAAAAAGAAGAGATTACTCCAATACTCCCTAAGCAATCTGATAAATACTCATTTAAAGACAAAATTGAAGAGTTAAAGAAGGAAAGAAAATAA
- a CDS encoding patatin-like phospholipase family protein: MKGRIGFIFIVLFLIHTSLTYSQRVGVVLSGGGAAGLAHVGLLKALEEAHIPIDYIVGSSAGALVGAMYASGMSPIDIEEYILSGAFEKLVSGKPAREERFFLRERSEDASMFRFSFRFDSLLYNSLPTNYLTPAFLDFEILRLIGVVGASKGNDFDSLFVPFRCVASDVYNKKSILFKDGDLNEAVRASMTFPFFVNPIRVDGKLLFDGGLYNNFPSDIMYSEFSSDYIIGSNVSGNDPPPKEEDIISQITTLFSHQSDYEIPCETGIMIEPQIDIGTFEFYRMREAINAGYNSTKKYIDSIRQFVHRIEDTQTINARRASFKTTIPAVYITEVNVQGVNAKDVSFVKDNFVRDSLRKPMPFHTFEKRYFRAYSTEQVKYIYPTLRKEKDSLYSLHLKVTKQKPFTISIGGHLSTRPINTGYIGLSYTDIGKGAIGVFGEAYFGKFYTSTKLKIDYDLPTLFPLRLSPYFVLNRWDFYENSTTFFATAKPSYVTQNEIYYGFSLEAANQRNGKYGIDFRKFKNKDQYYQVADFKDGDTSDITFFQGESVQLRYEFNTLNRKQFASEGALLRATLRYIQGKEISLSGSTIKTPYDIRRWHNWVNFSIEGQKYFNMASFFKIGIYGELNFSSNALFSNYMASILNTSDFSPIPDSKTIFMTEYRAPQFLGTGLDIVFNYRKSFEFRFSPYYFLPLRQIVSPNENTFGYSDLIGNGMMMASSSLIYHSPFGPLRLTANYFPMQKHPFIVQLSFGYIIFNKHSIR, translated from the coding sequence TTGAAAGGGAGAATAGGGTTTATTTTCATTGTTCTGTTTTTGATTCATACTTCATTGACATATAGTCAACGGGTGGGGGTTGTGTTGAGCGGTGGTGGAGCTGCTGGATTAGCACATGTTGGTTTATTAAAAGCCTTAGAAGAAGCTCATATCCCTATTGATTATATCGTAGGCTCAAGTGCGGGAGCTTTAGTAGGTGCTATGTATGCATCCGGAATGTCTCCTATAGATATTGAAGAATACATACTTTCCGGAGCTTTTGAGAAATTAGTTTCAGGTAAACCAGCTAGAGAAGAGCGATTTTTTTTACGGGAGCGTTCAGAAGATGCTTCTATGTTTAGGTTTAGCTTTAGATTTGATAGTTTATTATATAATTCACTTCCTACTAACTATTTGACACCTGCTTTCTTGGATTTTGAGATTTTACGACTTATTGGAGTTGTTGGAGCTTCAAAGGGAAATGATTTTGATTCCTTATTTGTACCTTTCCGTTGTGTTGCTTCGGATGTTTATAATAAAAAATCCATACTTTTTAAGGATGGAGACCTCAATGAGGCGGTTAGGGCATCTATGACTTTCCCCTTTTTTGTGAACCCAATTCGTGTGGATGGTAAATTGTTATTTGATGGTGGACTTTATAATAACTTCCCTTCAGATATCATGTATAGTGAATTCTCTTCGGATTATATTATAGGAAGTAATGTTTCAGGGAATGACCCACCACCTAAAGAAGAAGACATTATTAGCCAAATAACTACACTTTTCTCACATCAAAGTGATTATGAAATACCTTGTGAGACTGGTATTATGATTGAACCTCAGATAGATATTGGGACATTTGAATTTTATCGAATGAGAGAAGCAATTAATGCAGGATATAACTCCACAAAAAAATACATAGATAGCATCCGTCAGTTTGTTCATAGAATTGAAGATACTCAAACTATAAATGCAAGAAGAGCATCTTTTAAAACAACTATTCCAGCTGTGTATATTACGGAAGTCAATGTACAAGGAGTAAATGCGAAGGATGTTTCCTTTGTAAAAGATAATTTTGTTCGTGACTCACTGAGGAAACCTATGCCATTTCATACCTTTGAGAAACGATATTTTCGTGCATATTCTACCGAACAAGTTAAATATATATATCCTACATTGAGAAAGGAGAAAGATTCTTTATACTCTTTACACCTCAAAGTTACCAAGCAAAAGCCATTTACTATAAGTATTGGAGGGCATTTATCAACACGTCCTATTAATACAGGTTACATTGGACTTTCATATACCGATATAGGTAAAGGTGCCATTGGCGTTTTTGGAGAGGCTTATTTCGGGAAATTTTATACTTCCACCAAATTAAAAATAGATTATGATTTACCAACCTTATTTCCTCTTAGATTGAGTCCCTATTTTGTATTGAATAGATGGGATTTTTATGAAAATTCTACAACATTTTTTGCAACAGCCAAACCATCTTATGTAACACAAAACGAGATATATTATGGATTTTCTTTAGAGGCTGCTAACCAGCGAAATGGAAAGTATGGAATAGATTTCAGAAAGTTTAAAAATAAGGATCAATATTATCAAGTAGCCGACTTTAAAGATGGAGACACTTCTGATATAACATTCTTTCAAGGAGAATCCGTTCAACTGAGATATGAATTCAATACCCTAAATAGAAAACAATTTGCATCAGAAGGAGCTCTTTTACGTGCAACCTTACGTTATATCCAAGGAAAAGAAATCAGTTTGTCTGGGAGTACAATTAAAACTCCTTACGATATCCGAAGATGGCATAATTGGGTGAATTTTTCTATTGAAGGTCAGAAATATTTTAATATGGCATCTTTCTTTAAAATTGGTATTTATGGAGAGTTGAATTTTAGTTCCAATGCCTTGTTTTCAAATTATATGGCATCTATTTTGAATACTTCGGATTTCTCTCCTATTCCTGATAGTAAGACCATATTTATGACAGAGTATCGCGCACCTCAATTCTTGGGTACAGGATTAGATATAGTATTTAACTATAGAAAATCATTTGAATTTAGATTTTCTCCTTATTACTTCTTACCCCTTAGACAAATTGTGTCACCTAATGAGAATACCTTTGGATATTCAGATTTGATTGGAAATGGAATGATGATGGCTAGTTCATCCCTTATTTATCACTCTCCTTTTGGCCCTTTACGCTTAACTGCAAATTATTTCCCTATGCAAAAGCATCCATTTATTGTACAATTAAGTTTTGGCTACATAATCTTTAATAAACATTCAATTCGATAA